Genomic segment of Nitrospirota bacterium:
CTTGGGCCTAAGAAAACAAAGAAGATAGAGTTGGCGGTTATGGACATGTGGAAGGCCTTCACGAAGTCCACTCGGAATAATGCTCCCGGAGCTGCCATTCTT
This window contains:
- a CDS encoding transposase, translated to LGPKKTKKIELAVMDMWKAFTKSTRNNAPGAAILYDKFHVMRHLGDACRS